From a single Stackebrandtia endophytica genomic region:
- a CDS encoding EsaB/YukD family protein: MPGQYSSVTIVGPAATRDMALPSAVPVAELLPPLLDRGLAGTVDVHIASWELATMAGVRLAPGQTLADAQINDGDVLHLHDVTDDVLPDPVEDVRDSVEDHVEATGHRWRAGTGRLYATIIAAIAVLGGVLVPGTPASVLVTGVLVCLSAIVVTWWSASDAPLLARLSLGAGALWAWRVTHLLTENITPDGLAGELLRHTYGVWAAVLLMLVTLAGTPLALPFVIGFATVATVGTPVAVAMQLGAPVGATVAITATILIFGIGLLPRAAMAVGGLLGLDRDIQAGADVREPALSALLSRLDAMLMGAILAFAGLCTLASVVLILHADMWMAFLALGVGAALLTRSRVFDQTRHVAPFRVAGTIVLVACGIGWLLGNTALLPWAPALLVLVALIYVGLASVPRSTVANATAARVIRFAEIILVAALIALCGQITGLYASIGW; this comes from the coding sequence GTGCCCGGCCAGTACAGCAGCGTGACGATCGTCGGGCCAGCAGCCACCCGAGACATGGCATTGCCGTCGGCGGTGCCGGTGGCCGAGTTGCTGCCACCCCTGTTGGATCGGGGCCTGGCCGGTACCGTCGACGTCCACATCGCCAGTTGGGAACTGGCCACGATGGCCGGAGTCCGATTGGCGCCGGGCCAAACCCTCGCCGACGCCCAGATCAACGACGGTGACGTCCTACATCTGCACGACGTCACCGACGACGTGCTTCCCGACCCGGTCGAGGACGTTCGAGACAGCGTCGAAGACCACGTCGAAGCCACCGGCCATCGATGGCGCGCCGGAACCGGGCGACTGTACGCGACCATCATCGCCGCGATCGCCGTACTGGGCGGGGTACTGGTTCCCGGCACCCCGGCATCGGTCCTCGTCACCGGAGTCCTGGTCTGCCTGTCGGCCATCGTCGTCACCTGGTGGTCGGCGTCGGACGCGCCGCTGCTGGCCCGGTTGAGCCTGGGCGCCGGAGCACTGTGGGCGTGGCGGGTCACCCACCTGCTCACCGAGAACATCACCCCCGACGGCCTCGCCGGCGAACTTCTGCGGCACACGTACGGCGTGTGGGCGGCGGTCCTGCTCATGCTGGTCACCCTCGCCGGAACCCCACTGGCCCTGCCGTTCGTGATCGGGTTCGCCACCGTCGCCACGGTGGGCACCCCGGTCGCCGTCGCCATGCAGTTGGGCGCGCCGGTCGGCGCCACCGTCGCGATCACCGCCACCATCCTCATCTTCGGCATCGGGTTGCTGCCCCGCGCCGCCATGGCGGTCGGCGGACTGCTCGGACTCGACCGCGACATCCAGGCCGGGGCCGACGTTCGCGAGCCCGCGCTGTCGGCACTGCTGAGTCGACTGGACGCCATGTTGATGGGCGCGATCCTCGCGTTCGCCGGTCTGTGCACCCTCGCGTCGGTGGTGCTGATACTGCATGCCGACATGTGGATGGCCTTCCTGGCATTGGGAGTCGGTGCGGCCCTGCTGACCCGGTCCCGGGTCTTCGACCAGACGCGCCACGTCGCGCCGTTTCGTGTCGCCGGAACCATCGTCCTGGTGGCCTGCGGTATCGGATGGCTGCTGGGCAACACGGCCCTGCTGCCCTGGGCTCCGGCACTGCTGGTGTTGGTGGCGTTGATATACGTGGGCCTGGCCTCGGTTCCGCGTTCCACAGTGGCCAACGCGACGGCCGCCAGGGTCATCCGGTTCGCCGAAATCATCCTGGTGGCCGCCCTGATAGCCCTATGTGGCCAGATCACCGGCCTGTACGCCTCGATCGGTTGGTAG
- a CDS encoding sensor histidine kinase, whose product MRWPTNPIRRLFSLLIDTGPAGDPSWRFSTVTLLAFIGPGSVPLAYLLFMTQWEVLSTEYDQSTISLLTALVTAAAVVVVRFNPVVGWMLWLVSTGWIAVTAVSKVGVPWPVTAPGILVLLVVQFAVARDRRPLVSFGLWLTTIILGFAVGYGIPQTTDAELNLTLIGFLGLGATIVGWSVRAVRNAQERVASEERLTAEERGRRQILEERTRIARELHDVVAHHMSVITVQASTAPYRLPGLPEEARAEFTSIGDQARESLSELRRLLTVLRDENAIGIREPQPGLERLEGLLDSVRRSGTPVELDMTTLPNLSEALSLTGYRIIQEALSNVVRHAPGAATTVTVSTGDDALLIAVLNGPPESSSDSGIVGAGLGLAGMRERVKLLDGRLDTAPTDDGGFAVHAILPLREPT is encoded by the coding sequence GTGCGCTGGCCAACGAATCCGATTCGACGTCTCTTCAGTCTGCTGATCGACACCGGACCCGCCGGAGACCCGTCGTGGCGATTCTCGACGGTGACGCTGCTGGCGTTCATCGGCCCCGGTTCGGTGCCGTTGGCCTATCTGCTGTTCATGACCCAGTGGGAAGTGCTGAGCACGGAGTACGACCAGTCGACCATCTCGTTGCTCACCGCCCTGGTGACCGCGGCGGCGGTCGTGGTGGTCCGGTTCAACCCCGTGGTCGGTTGGATGCTGTGGCTGGTGTCGACCGGGTGGATCGCGGTCACCGCCGTGAGCAAGGTCGGCGTGCCGTGGCCGGTCACCGCACCGGGGATACTGGTGCTGCTGGTCGTACAATTCGCCGTTGCTCGTGACCGCCGACCGCTGGTGTCGTTCGGGCTCTGGTTGACCACGATCATTCTCGGCTTCGCGGTGGGGTACGGGATCCCGCAGACCACCGACGCCGAACTCAACCTGACCCTGATCGGATTTCTGGGGTTGGGCGCCACCATCGTCGGTTGGTCGGTGCGAGCGGTGCGCAACGCCCAGGAGCGGGTCGCCTCGGAGGAACGGCTCACCGCCGAAGAACGCGGCAGACGACAGATTCTGGAGGAACGGACCCGCATCGCGCGGGAACTGCACGACGTCGTCGCCCACCACATGTCGGTCATCACGGTGCAGGCGTCGACGGCCCCGTATCGGTTGCCGGGTCTACCCGAGGAGGCACGCGCGGAGTTCACCTCGATCGGTGATCAAGCCCGGGAGTCGTTGTCGGAGTTGCGGCGGCTACTCACCGTGCTGCGCGACGAGAACGCCATCGGCATCCGGGAACCGCAACCGGGGTTGGAACGGCTGGAGGGGCTGCTGGATTCGGTACGCCGATCGGGGACTCCGGTGGAGCTCGACATGACGACGCTGCCGAACCTGTCCGAGGCCCTGTCGTTGACCGGGTATCGAATCATTCAGGAGGCACTGAGCAATGTGGTCCGGCACGCACCGGGTGCCGCCACGACGGTGACGGTCTCCACTGGGGACGACGCCCTGCTCATCGCGGTGCTGAACGGTCCACCGGAGTCCTCGAGCGATTCGGGAATCGTCGGAGCCGGGCTGGGTCTTGCGGGCATGCGCGAACGCGTCAAACTACTAGACGGCCGACTGGACACCGCGCCCACCGACGACGGGGGGTTCGCGGTCCACGCCATACTGCCGTTGAGGGAGCCGACATGA
- a CDS encoding NADP-dependent isocitrate dehydrogenase has protein sequence MAAKIKVANPVVELDGDEMTRIIWQQIKDTLILPYLDVELKYYDLSIEHRDATDDQVTIDSANAIKQYGVGVKCATITPDEARVEEFGLKKMWRSPNGTIRNILGGVVFREPIIMNNVPRLVPGWTKPIIIGRHAFGDQYRATDVKIPGEGTLTMTFTPKDGSEPMELQVYEFPGSGVALSMYNLDESIRDFARASFRYGLARNYPVYMSTKNTILKAYDGRFKDIFAEVFEAEFKAEFDAKGLTYEHRLIDDMVAAAMKWEGGYVWACKNYDGDVQSDTVAQGFGSLGLMTSVLMSPDGKTVEAEAAHGTVTRHYRAWQRGEKTSTNPIASIFAWTRGLAHRGKLDNTPEVTAFANTLEQVCIETVESGKMTKDLALLVGGDTPWLSTDEFMAAIADNLSAKMAA, from the coding sequence ATGGCAGCCAAAATCAAGGTAGCGAACCCGGTCGTCGAGCTCGACGGCGACGAAATGACCCGGATCATCTGGCAGCAGATCAAGGACACCCTGATCCTGCCGTATCTGGATGTCGAGCTGAAGTACTACGACCTGTCGATCGAGCACCGCGACGCCACCGACGACCAGGTCACCATCGACTCGGCCAACGCGATCAAGCAGTACGGTGTCGGCGTCAAGTGCGCCACCATCACCCCCGATGAGGCCCGCGTCGAGGAGTTCGGCCTCAAGAAGATGTGGCGTTCGCCCAACGGCACCATCCGCAACATCCTCGGTGGTGTCGTGTTCCGCGAGCCGATCATCATGAACAACGTTCCCCGCCTGGTCCCGGGCTGGACGAAGCCGATCATCATCGGTCGTCACGCCTTCGGCGACCAGTACCGCGCCACCGACGTGAAGATCCCCGGTGAGGGCACCCTGACGATGACCTTCACTCCCAAGGACGGCAGCGAGCCGATGGAGCTGCAGGTCTACGAATTCCCCGGTTCCGGTGTGGCGCTGTCGATGTACAACCTGGACGAGTCGATCCGCGACTTCGCCCGCGCCTCGTTCCGGTATGGCCTGGCGCGCAACTACCCGGTGTACATGTCCACCAAGAACACCATCCTGAAGGCCTACGACGGCCGCTTCAAGGACATCTTCGCGGAGGTCTTCGAGGCCGAGTTCAAGGCCGAGTTCGACGCCAAGGGCCTCACCTACGAGCACCGCCTGATCGACGACATGGTCGCCGCCGCGATGAAGTGGGAGGGCGGCTACGTCTGGGCCTGCAAGAACTACGACGGTGACGTCCAGTCCGACACCGTGGCGCAGGGCTTCGGATCGCTGGGGCTGATGACCTCCGTTCTGATGTCCCCCGACGGCAAGACGGTCGAGGCCGAGGCAGCTCACGGAACCGTGACCCGGCACTACCGCGCGTGGCAGCGCGGCGAGAAGACCTCGACCAACCCGATCGCGTCGATCTTCGCCTGGACGCGCGGTCTGGCCCACCGTGGCAAGTTGGACAACACCCCCGAGGTGACCGCCTTCGCGAACACGTTGGAGCAGGTCTGCATCGAGACCGTCGAGAGCGGCAAGATGACCAAGGACCTGGCCCTGCTGGTCGGCGGTGACACCCCCTGGTTGTCCACCGACGAGTTCATGGCCGCCATCGCCGACAACCTGTCGGCCAAGATGGCCGCATAA
- a CDS encoding MBL fold metallo-hydrolase: protein MPVTRRVGAVEITALTDAEGPFFSHRHEAFPDATAEQFAAADRFDPTSVTEDGRWWLQFRAFAIRGESGVTMVDTGIGPADSPASVWAPVPGRLPAELAAAGISPDEITTVVLTHLHTDHVGWAVAQARPYFRNARYVLQTAEHDAVDRLNPQLRRHLLEPLLSNDQLSLIDGDEELTDTIRIVATPGHTPGHQSVLVGGDDPVAVTGDLLVHPVQLLFPEVAYSHESDSDVARESRMRMLAHIAINSGQLATPHLTAPFVEVPSPSPPS from the coding sequence ATGCCAGTGACCCGACGGGTCGGGGCGGTGGAGATCACCGCGCTGACGGATGCCGAAGGCCCGTTCTTCTCCCACCGCCACGAGGCCTTCCCCGACGCGACCGCCGAACAGTTCGCCGCAGCCGATCGGTTCGACCCCACATCGGTCACCGAGGACGGCCGCTGGTGGCTGCAGTTTCGGGCGTTCGCCATTCGTGGCGAGTCCGGGGTCACCATGGTCGACACCGGGATCGGACCCGCCGACTCCCCCGCCTCGGTCTGGGCGCCGGTGCCCGGCCGACTGCCGGCGGAGTTGGCGGCTGCGGGCATCTCCCCCGACGAGATCACCACCGTGGTGCTCACCCACCTGCACACCGACCACGTCGGGTGGGCGGTGGCGCAGGCACGACCGTACTTTCGCAACGCGCGGTACGTGTTGCAGACCGCCGAGCACGACGCCGTCGACCGGCTCAACCCGCAACTGCGTCGACACCTGTTGGAGCCGTTGCTGTCCAACGACCAGCTCAGCCTCATCGACGGAGACGAGGAGTTGACCGACACGATTCGGATCGTCGCCACCCCGGGGCACACCCCGGGACATCAGAGCGTGCTCGTGGGTGGCGACGACCCGGTCGCCGTCACCGGTGACCTGCTGGTTCATCCGGTGCAGTTGTTGTTTCCCGAGGTCGCCTACTCACACGAGTCCGATTCCGACGTCGCGCGGGAGTCCCGGATGCGCATGTTGGCCCACATCGCCATCAACTCCGGCCAGTTGGCGACGCCCCACCTCACCGCGCCGTTCGTCGAGGTTCCCTCGCCCTCGCCGCCGAGTTGA
- a CDS encoding response regulator — protein MTIRVFIADDQAMVRAGFAALLDAQDDMSVVGDAANGLEAVDRVPRVRPDVVLLDVRMPEMDGLEAAKRLLAADAAHRPSVIMLTTFDIDDYIYEALRHGASGFLLKDAPPDDLIAAVRVVAAGEALLAPSVTRRLIAEFARSRPTGPTQSPRLAELTEREREVLRLIARGMSNQEISRQLFVAEQTVKTHINRIFAKIGLRDRAQAVVFAYESGLVTAGQAEETG, from the coding sequence ATGACGATTCGCGTGTTCATCGCCGACGACCAGGCGATGGTGCGTGCCGGGTTCGCCGCCTTGTTGGACGCACAGGACGACATGAGCGTCGTCGGTGACGCCGCCAACGGCCTTGAGGCGGTCGACCGGGTGCCCCGGGTGCGGCCCGACGTCGTCCTCCTGGACGTTCGGATGCCCGAAATGGACGGTTTGGAGGCGGCGAAACGACTGCTCGCCGCCGATGCGGCTCACCGCCCCAGCGTCATCATGTTGACCACTTTCGACATCGACGACTATATCTATGAAGCGCTTCGTCACGGCGCCAGCGGGTTCCTACTCAAGGACGCGCCGCCCGACGACCTGATTGCGGCGGTGCGGGTCGTCGCCGCCGGTGAGGCACTGTTGGCGCCGTCGGTGACCCGGCGGCTGATCGCCGAGTTCGCCCGCAGCCGCCCCACCGGCCCGACGCAATCGCCCCGGTTGGCCGAGTTGACCGAACGGGAGCGGGAGGTTCTGCGGCTCATCGCCCGAGGAATGTCCAATCAGGAGATATCGCGGCAGCTGTTCGTCGCCGAGCAGACCGTGAAGACCCACATCAACCGGATCTTCGCCAAGATCGGCTTGCGCGACCGCGCCCAGGCCGTGGTCTTCGCCTACGAATCCGGTCTGGTGACCGCCGGCCAGGCCGAGGAGACCGGCTAG